The Candidatus Synechococcus calcipolaris G9 DNA window TCCGCTCCTACGAATTAGATTGCTTGATTGAAGATGTCCGTACCCTACAGCAATGTTGTCAGCGGGAATGGCTACATACCTGTGTTTATTCGGGGGATCATTCCTATCGGAAACCCTTGCGGGCTAATGGCTTACCGTTACCAGAGGGCCAGGTGGGTATTTTTCTGGAAGATCGCGAAGAAGTGCGAGTTTTACGGGATGAGCGCGATCGCTGGGCGGCGGATGTGGCCCACGAGTTAAAAACGCCCCTGACTTCCCTTCGTTTAGTGGCGGAAACCCTTCAAAATCGCATTGATCCGAGCCTACGTCATTGGGTCGATCGCCTCGTCAATGAAATTATTCGCCTGAGCCTGCTTGTGCAGGAGCTATTGGAACTAAATCGCCTCTCCTTGACCGCCATGGACGACATTCAACGGGAATCCCTGGATTTGGTTAACCTGATCCATACCGCATGGCATAGTCTCGAACCCCTGGCCACCGCCAAACAGATTCAGTTGAACTACGACGGCCCCCAAACCTTGATTTATAGCGGCAATGAAGCCCAACTCTTTCGCCTGCTGCTGAATGTTTTTGACAATGGGATCAAGTACAGTCCTGAGCAGGGAGTACTCCAGATTCACCTCAAGGTCACACCTAGAGTCGATGGGGGAGTTGATGGGGGCGGCGATCGGGAAGTGGATGGGGATGGCAGATCATTTCTGTGTCTTGAAATTATTGATAGTGGCCCTGGCTTTAAGGCAAAGGATATTCCCTATATTTTTGATCGCTTTTATCGGGCTGACCAAGCACGGGTTCATCGACCGCTGCAAATGATCTCTTCGGTGGCGATCGCCCATGGTACCCAGGAGGAAACCACCCCCATTGGCTCCGGCAGTGGTCTTGGCTTAGCCATTGTGTATCAAATTGCCCAGCATCATGGTGGCCATGTCCAGGCAGCCAATCATCCAGAACGGGGGGGAGCCTGGCTACGCATTTTCCTACCCATGCCCCATTCTTAACTATTAGCTTCTTAACCATCAGCCGGTCAGCAAAACCTATGCGCGTCAAT harbors:
- a CDS encoding PAS domain-containing sensor histidine kinase; protein product: MVVWSFLLGLFLGLGLWAACRYFFYYQFSQILRGYNARPLKSPLINRVKTVLTSLQHSLDQQAEDIKIWQKIVDLNPVAYLQVDQDNLLLWCNQEARSLLGIQYPPGRLLLELVRSYELDCLIEDVRTLQQCCQREWLHTCVYSGDHSYRKPLRANGLPLPEGQVGIFLEDREEVRVLRDERDRWAADVAHELKTPLTSLRLVAETLQNRIDPSLRHWVDRLVNEIIRLSLLVQELLELNRLSLTAMDDIQRESLDLVNLIHTAWHSLEPLATAKQIQLNYDGPQTLIYSGNEAQLFRLLLNVFDNGIKYSPEQGVLQIHLKVTPRVDGGVDGGGDREVDGDGRSFLCLEIIDSGPGFKAKDIPYIFDRFYRADQARVHRPLQMISSVAIAHGTQEETTPIGSGSGLGLAIVYQIAQHHGGHVQAANHPERGGAWLRIFLPMPHS